From the genome of Daphnia pulex isolate KAP4 chromosome 12, ASM2113471v1:
CTGACGGAAGGCTCGTCCATGCCGAGCGGTGCCCTGTACCAGTGCAACATGTGCTCCTATTCGGCCGCCTCCAGGTTCCATTTCCAGGCCCATCTCAACAGCCACTTTGACGTCAAGTGCACCCACTGCGATTTCACGGCCCGCACCGAGGGCAAACTCAGAGCTCACATACGTAACGCCCACTCAGACGTCACAGGTACAAATTGaactttacaaaaaaataattgccaaTCATTTCGATGATTCTaattggaatttgaatttgaattacaTCAGGAATGGACGACGGAGAAATGGGCAACACTCGAGTGCCGCGCGTGTCGACGCAGGGCAAATTGAAGACGCACAAGTGCAAGCATCCGCAGTGCGGCTTTGTGGCCGTGACCAAACTCGACTTTTGGGAGCACACCAAAACGCACATCAAGGCCGAGAAGCTGCTGACGTGCCCGCACTGCCCGTTCGTGACCGAGTACAAGCACCACCTAGAGTACCACACGCGCAACCACCTCAATTCCAAGCCGTTCAAGTGTCCAAAGTGCAGCTACTCGTGCGTCAACAAGTCCATGCTCAACTCGCACATGAAATCCCACTCCAACGTCTATCAGGtagaaacaaattcaaatcaaatcaatcgacaaatgaattaatcaacaaaatgaattcGATTTCGGTTTTtaaatgatgaaataattattatgaaatgaattattttgaattaaatgaTTCAATTGTTATTTCGATTTGAATAGTTCCGGTGCAAGGATTGCGCATACGCCACAAAGTACCAGCACAGTTTGAAGCTCCACCTCCGCAAATACAACCACACGTCCACGTCCAATTTGAGTCTCAACGATTCCGGGCCGATGGATGGATTCGAGAACGAAGTCCACAAAGTCAAGGGACGTCGCAACGCCAAAAAGCCCCGCCAATCGAAAAGCGTCCAGTCGGCCAATGCGGATGCCATGACACCCACTTCCGTCAGCTCAGCCGTGCTGCAGGGCGGCGAGTGCGGAATCAATTCGAATCCGCCGCCGGGCAACGCAGGGACTCCGCCGTCCTTTGCCCTGCAGGCCTTCAACTTCCCCATGTACCCCGGGTCGCACCCTCTGATGGCCCAGCAGCCCGTCGGGTCGTTCGAGccggaaaagaacaaaatccGCATTCCGTCGGCGGAGGAGCTCAAGTGCGGATTGTGCGACTACGCCACGGCCAGCAAGGATCAATTCTCTCAGCACCTGCTGGCCCACGCCGCCGCCGACCAGCACCACAGAGAGCTGGCCAACCTGTTTGGCGTTATTCCGGCCGATTTGCTCCATTCTCCGCCGAATCCGCTCGGCCATCACCACCAGCAGTCGGTGACTCCCCTCAAAGGCTCGTCCAACACTCCCCAGCAGCATCAGATGAAGGATTACTTCAACTGGATGATGGCCAATCCGACTCTGCTCTTTAGTACACCCACGGCGCCCgccagcatccagcagcagcaacaattcACCGAGCGGAAGAAATTGTCCGAAATCAGCCGAACGCCGACGCCGGAAGCCCCCAAAACGGCACCAACTCCTCCCGTTTCAACCGGGCCGCCCGGCAAACCGACTCAGACTCCGCTGGATCTGAGTCGTGAAAAAGACGAATTGACTCCAGCTTCCGGCCCAGTCGGTCCCACTACCAACAAGCACCGCCGCAAGGGACAAGCTTTCAAACTGGAGCGCTCAGCCGCACCTTCGACGACGATTGCGTCACCGCGCCCAATTGCGACCCAATCGCCGTCCCCTTCCGCGCCGATTCCGGCCCAGCCCCGCGAATCGGTCGAAGAGGAAATCGACGAAGAggtggaagaggaagaagaggaagaggcGGAAGAGGAAAAACTCCTGGAAGATGATCAAGAAATGGAACAGGACGGAAAGGCCGGATCGCCGCTGTGGCGTCCGCCGTCCAACCGGAACGAGATCCGCAAGCAGCGCAACACCAAATGTCTGCCGGGCGGGGGAGAGTGGGGCGGGGCCTATCAGTGCTCCTACTGCGACATCGCCTTCAAGGACGTCGTCATGTACACGATGCACATGGGCTACCACGGATTCCAGGATCCGTTCACGTGCAACATGTGCGGCCAGTCGACTCACGACAAGCTGGCCTTCTTCCTCCACATCGCCCGTTCGTCCCACAGCTAGAGGGgtaggggaaaaaaggatcATCTCTCAATCCCATTGTTACTtgtccatctttttttatttctaagtCATCCGCCGACCTCTTTcgaatgtacacacacacagcgcacaCTCTGAGACCCCACCCCCCGACCCCACCCACAATTGAAGCGCAGACTCGAGACGAAACTGATCAAAATgagaatcaatcaaaattatttttgcccCATGTCTATTTCTTCACAACATTACTATTTAGATGTTTCTGCGTGTGTAGTTATTTTTTAGCCTTTAATTATTCGTCGCCCTAGTCAGTCGGTAATTTACTTCTTGGATTTTGACTAATGTCGAATTTTCGACCCCTTCAAATAGTTAAAAGAGAATATTGTTCAAATGTGTGTTGTCGAGGTTCGATAATTCAAAAACAATCTCTAGTTGTTGATCGGATTCCGCGAGTCTAAGACGTCGATCTCTCGGAAAATTATGATTGTAATTTAAGttacaaaaaagacaaaaaaagatgaggatgaaaaaaagtgaaatttttaaaacaattgaaaacgGGTAAAAATGTGTTGTGTTTAGCACGCCTGTGAAAAAAAACCACCGGATTtgtcaaaattattatttttggtaaTGAGATTGAACCGGAAGAGTGTTGAAGAGGGAGTCAGCAGCCTTGCGTTTTAGCTTTATGTCAACAACACGCCTGTTAACGATAGAGCCAtcaatttggttttgattGATATCACTACGACGTGTCTGGTGTTGTACAGAATGAACGtctcaacaaaaaatgtttctctgTATGCGTGt
Proteins encoded in this window:
- the LOC124209944 gene encoding protein hunchback-like; this translates as MSSTCSVPASATVNRSLQTHPAGVASSDNRSLSKSNDPQHINADPTGDGGISYEGRLSLLDPTAVHPSAMDFDQAVVLRRIKAECDMLDFQSIHHHHKDNFMGVDMSLYSAGFSPGSHPANGSAAGLFSSLGQAQQASGAIKTPEYPSTPVRQPQPTTASGMMMDPSGSSGRQQNDSGISPGSTGPAGSTNSSDDNKKRNGHSESCGEDPAAGSAASGSPYSDHYSGDERRMLLTPTEEDDDDMMDGADDDDDLLDEEGSSSRGAGSDVVGEALSRLERALLAQSGGMGAGGVLTEGSSMPSGALYQCNMCSYSAASRFHFQAHLNSHFDVKCTHCDFTARTEGKLRAHIRNAHSDVTGMDDGEMGNTRVPRVSTQGKLKTHKCKHPQCGFVAVTKLDFWEHTKTHIKAEKLLTCPHCPFVTEYKHHLEYHTRNHLNSKPFKCPKCSYSCVNKSMLNSHMKSHSNVYQFRCKDCAYATKYQHSLKLHLRKYNHTSTSNLSLNDSGPMDGFENEVHKVKGRRNAKKPRQSKSVQSANADAMTPTSVSSAVLQGGECGINSNPPPGNAGTPPSFALQAFNFPMYPGSHPLMAQQPVGSFEPEKNKIRIPSAEELKCGLCDYATASKDQFSQHLLAHAAADQHHRELANLFGVIPADLLHSPPNPLGHHHQQSVTPLKGSSNTPQQHQMKDYFNWMMANPTLLFSTPTAPASIQQQQQFTERKKLSEISRTPTPEAPKTAPTPPVSTGPPGKPTQTPLDLSREKDELTPASGPVGPTTNKHRRKGQAFKLERSAAPSTTIASPRPIATQSPSPSAPIPAQPRESVEEEIDEEVEEEEEEEAEEEKLLEDDQEMEQDGKAGSPLWRPPSNRNEIRKQRNTKCLPGGGEWGGAYQCSYCDIAFKDVVMYTMHMGYHGFQDPFTCNMCGQSTHDKLAFFLHIARSSHS